A window of Cryptomeria japonica chromosome 3, Sugi_1.0, whole genome shotgun sequence contains these coding sequences:
- the LOC131033783 gene encoding disease resistance protein RUN1 isoform X1, which yields MKQSKNIPFVMPEHLVGLDKILQDFERSVLQSSKNVKIVGITGMSGCGKSTLAKQYYNKMIKSSYRCSFLFDVSTKTLCEMQKKMFQDLGGSEDVSFDSVEEGKAILREYLSFVQVFIILDNVDHLDQLESLLPIKDNLGHGSVVVVISQNSHIFTLWGIPSDSIFKMKEFNSGHSMELFCWHSFGKPSPEDGFECLVSGFLKFCHGLPLAVKVLGGLVHGKSKACWASQLDKVSKSLPKGIRSLLQVSFDALDEEEEKEIFLDISCFFVGREKDSAIAVWDESKWSGECSLQTLVDKFLVEIDEYNCLRMHDLLRDLGRDISKTKSPYRVWSSEQITHIEEKGEGSVQIRGIKIRTEEVYEDFVELVQGSGRGLKRKRGLKIVDVENNYLTEELAPVSEGLVSLRWAKFPHTAIPAWISLKKLRVLELCEASNLEEPWRESANPPVQLEVLRIIHAGSFLRFPRSIGFLKHLKKIYFDGQGAPIEGLPDEFCCLQSLERLELVGCDELKSLPSKFGDLTNLQHLILKRCGGIEGLPEDFACLQSLKELVLSDCHKLKALPSKFSNLTNLWVTFCSGLRKIEGLENCTSLEVLILDTRAKVPVIENINMMDMESLRWVSIIPECHRLSAFGACLQTINREKWPSRLTICVKSVAGVEAIVKSISSPALTLVDSFHRRKR from the exons ATGAAGCAGTCCAAAAATATTCCATTTGTGATGCCCGAACATCTTGTGGGTCTTGATAAAATCTTACAAGACTTTGAAAGAAGTGTATTGCAATCTTCTAAAAATGTAAAAATTGTGGGGATTACAGGTATGAGTGGGTGTGGAAAAAGCACATTGGCAAAACAATACTACAACAAGATGATAAAGTCCTCCTACAGGTGTAGTTTTCTTTTTGATGTTTCAACTAAAACTTtgtgtgaaatgcaaaaaaaaatgtttCAAGATCTTGGTGGTTCAGAagatgtatcatttgatagtgtaGAAGAAGGAAAAGCAATCTTAAGAGAGTATTTGAGTTTTGTTCAGGTATTTATTATCTTGGATAATGTAGATCATCTAGATCAATTAGAATCTCTCTTACCAATAAAAGATAATCTTGGGCATGGCAGTGTGGTTGTGGTTATAAGTCAAAATTCGCACATTTTTACATTATGGGGAATTCCTTCTGATTCTATTTTCAAGATGAAGGAGTTTAATTCTGGACATTCTATGGAACTATTTTGCTGGCATTCTTTCGGAAAACCCTCTCCAGAAGATGGATTTGAATGTCTTGTTAGTGGTTTTTTAAAATTCTGCCATGGATTGCCATTAGCCGTCAAGGTATTAGGAGGACTTGTGCATGGAAAGTCGAAGGCTTGTTGGGCTTCGCAATTGGATAAGGTCTCGAAATCATTGCCCAAAGGCATTAGAAGCTTGCTACAAGTGAGCTTTGATGCACtagatgaggaagaagagaaggAGATATTTTTAGATATATCTTGTTTCTTCGTAGGAAGAGAAAAGGATTCAGCCATCGCAGTGTGGGATGAGTCCAAATGGAGTGGGGAGTGTAGTTTGCAAACACTCGTGGATAAGTTTTTGGTTGAGATAGATGAGTATAACTGCTTGAGAATGCATGATCTGCTGAGAGATTTGGGAAGGGACATCTCAAAGACAAAGTCACCGTACCGCGTTTGGTCATCGGAGCAAATTACCCATATTGAGGAAAAGGGGGAg GGAAGCGTGCAGATTCGGGGAATTAAAATTCGAACGGAAGaggtttatgaagactttgtggAGCTTGTTCAAGGATCAGGTAGAGGGTTGAAGCGAAAACGGGGTTTAAAAATCGTGGATGTTGAAAACAATTATCTTACAGAAGAATTAGCACCAGTATCAGAAGGCCTTGTATCGCTGCGATGGGCCAAGTTTCCGCATACAGCTATTCCGGCATGGATTTCGTTGAAGAAGTTGAGAGTTTTAGAGCTTTGCGAGGCTTCTAATTTAGAAGAACCGTGGAGGGAGAGTGCCAAC CCTCCTGTGCAGTTGGAAGTGCTGAGAATCATTCATGCCGGAAGTTTCCTGAGATTTCCAAGGTCAATAGGATTTCTAAAGCATTTAAAAAAGATATATTTTGATGGCCAAGGAGCTCCTATTGAAGGTTTACCAGATGAGTTTTGCTGTCTCCAATCGCTGGAGCGCCTGGAGTTAGTTGGATGTGATGAGCTAAAATCATTGCCTAGCAAGTTCGGTGATCTGACAAATCTGCAGCATCTAATTTTGAAAAGATGCGGTGGGATCGAAGGTTTACCAGAAGATTTTGCCTGCCTCCAATCACTGAAGGAGTTAGTGTTAAGTGATTGTCATAAGCTAAAAGCGTTGCCTAGCAAGTTCAGCAATCTCACAAATCTGTGGGTGACCTTCTGCTCAGGGCTCAGGAAAATAGAAGGATTAGAAAATTGCACTTCATTAGAGGTGCTGATTTTAGATACCCGTGCGAAAGTGCCGGTGATCGAAAATATAAATATGATGGATATGGAGAGTTTGAGGTGGGTAAGCATCATTCCAGAATGTCACCGGCTATCAGCATTTGGAGCTTGCCTTCAAACAATAAATAGAGAG AAATGGCCATCCAGATTAACGATTTGTGTAAAGAGTGTGGCTGGCGTGGAGGCGATTGTGAAGTCTATTTCATCTCCTGCTCTCACTTTGGTTGACTCGTTCCACCGGCGGAAGAGGTGA
- the LOC131033783 gene encoding disease resistance protein RUN1 isoform X2, protein MKQSKNIPFVMPEHLVGLDKILQDFERSVLQSSKNVKIVGITGMSGCGKSTLAKQYYNKMIKSSYRCSFLFDVSTKTLCEMQKKMFQDLGGSEDVSFDSVEEGKAILREYLSFVQVFIILDNVDHLDQLESLLPIKDNLGHGSVVVVISQNSHIFTLWGIPSDSIFKMKEFNSGHSMELFCWHSFGKPSPEDGFECLVSGFLKFCHGLPLAVKVLGGLVHGKSKACWASQLDKVSKSLPKGIRSLLQVSFDALDEEEEKEIFLDISCFFVGREKDSAIAVWDESKWSGECSLQTLVDKFLVEIDEYNCLRMHDLLRDLGRDISKTKSPYRVWSSEQITHIEEKGEGSVQIRGIKIRTEEVYEDFVELVQGSGRGLKRKRGLKIVDVENNYLTEELAPVSEGLVSLRWAKFPHTAIPAWISLKKLRVLELCEASNLEEPWRESANPPVQLEVLRIIHAGSFLRFPRSIGFLKHLKKIYFDGQGAPIEGLPDEFCCLQSLERLELVGCDELKSLPSKFGDLTNLQHLILKRCGGIEGLPEDFACLQSLKELVLSDCHKLKALPSKFSNLTNLWVTFCSGLRKIEGLENCTSLEVLILDTRAKVPVIENINMMDMESLRWVSIIPECHRLSAFGACLQTINREINDLCKECGWRGGDCEVYFISCSHFG, encoded by the exons ATGAAGCAGTCCAAAAATATTCCATTTGTGATGCCCGAACATCTTGTGGGTCTTGATAAAATCTTACAAGACTTTGAAAGAAGTGTATTGCAATCTTCTAAAAATGTAAAAATTGTGGGGATTACAGGTATGAGTGGGTGTGGAAAAAGCACATTGGCAAAACAATACTACAACAAGATGATAAAGTCCTCCTACAGGTGTAGTTTTCTTTTTGATGTTTCAACTAAAACTTtgtgtgaaatgcaaaaaaaaatgtttCAAGATCTTGGTGGTTCAGAagatgtatcatttgatagtgtaGAAGAAGGAAAAGCAATCTTAAGAGAGTATTTGAGTTTTGTTCAGGTATTTATTATCTTGGATAATGTAGATCATCTAGATCAATTAGAATCTCTCTTACCAATAAAAGATAATCTTGGGCATGGCAGTGTGGTTGTGGTTATAAGTCAAAATTCGCACATTTTTACATTATGGGGAATTCCTTCTGATTCTATTTTCAAGATGAAGGAGTTTAATTCTGGACATTCTATGGAACTATTTTGCTGGCATTCTTTCGGAAAACCCTCTCCAGAAGATGGATTTGAATGTCTTGTTAGTGGTTTTTTAAAATTCTGCCATGGATTGCCATTAGCCGTCAAGGTATTAGGAGGACTTGTGCATGGAAAGTCGAAGGCTTGTTGGGCTTCGCAATTGGATAAGGTCTCGAAATCATTGCCCAAAGGCATTAGAAGCTTGCTACAAGTGAGCTTTGATGCACtagatgaggaagaagagaaggAGATATTTTTAGATATATCTTGTTTCTTCGTAGGAAGAGAAAAGGATTCAGCCATCGCAGTGTGGGATGAGTCCAAATGGAGTGGGGAGTGTAGTTTGCAAACACTCGTGGATAAGTTTTTGGTTGAGATAGATGAGTATAACTGCTTGAGAATGCATGATCTGCTGAGAGATTTGGGAAGGGACATCTCAAAGACAAAGTCACCGTACCGCGTTTGGTCATCGGAGCAAATTACCCATATTGAGGAAAAGGGGGAg GGAAGCGTGCAGATTCGGGGAATTAAAATTCGAACGGAAGaggtttatgaagactttgtggAGCTTGTTCAAGGATCAGGTAGAGGGTTGAAGCGAAAACGGGGTTTAAAAATCGTGGATGTTGAAAACAATTATCTTACAGAAGAATTAGCACCAGTATCAGAAGGCCTTGTATCGCTGCGATGGGCCAAGTTTCCGCATACAGCTATTCCGGCATGGATTTCGTTGAAGAAGTTGAGAGTTTTAGAGCTTTGCGAGGCTTCTAATTTAGAAGAACCGTGGAGGGAGAGTGCCAAC CCTCCTGTGCAGTTGGAAGTGCTGAGAATCATTCATGCCGGAAGTTTCCTGAGATTTCCAAGGTCAATAGGATTTCTAAAGCATTTAAAAAAGATATATTTTGATGGCCAAGGAGCTCCTATTGAAGGTTTACCAGATGAGTTTTGCTGTCTCCAATCGCTGGAGCGCCTGGAGTTAGTTGGATGTGATGAGCTAAAATCATTGCCTAGCAAGTTCGGTGATCTGACAAATCTGCAGCATCTAATTTTGAAAAGATGCGGTGGGATCGAAGGTTTACCAGAAGATTTTGCCTGCCTCCAATCACTGAAGGAGTTAGTGTTAAGTGATTGTCATAAGCTAAAAGCGTTGCCTAGCAAGTTCAGCAATCTCACAAATCTGTGGGTGACCTTCTGCTCAGGGCTCAGGAAAATAGAAGGATTAGAAAATTGCACTTCATTAGAGGTGCTGATTTTAGATACCCGTGCGAAAGTGCCGGTGATCGAAAATATAAATATGATGGATATGGAGAGTTTGAGGTGGGTAAGCATCATTCCAGAATGTCACCGGCTATCAGCATTTGGAGCTTGCCTTCAAACAATAAATAGAGAG ATTAACGATTTGTGTAAAGAGTGTGGCTGGCGTGGAGGCGATTGTGAAGTCTATTTCATCTCCTGCTCTCACTTTGGTTGA